A genomic stretch from candidate division WOR-3 bacterium includes:
- a CDS encoding rubredoxin — MDKYICTVCGYIYDPEKGDPESGIKPGTPFSALPDDWVCPLCGATKDQFEKEA, encoded by the coding sequence ATGGATAAATATATTTGTACTGTCTGTGGTTATATTTATGACCCAGAAAAAGGCGACCCAGAATCTGGGATAAAACCCGGCACTCCTTTTTCCGCCTTGCCGGATGATTGGGTTTGTCCACTCTGTGGCGCCACCAAAGACCAATTTGAAAAGGAAGCATAA